A single Oryzias melastigma strain HK-1 linkage group LG24, ASM292280v2, whole genome shotgun sequence DNA region contains:
- the ino80 gene encoding chromatin-remodeling ATPase INO80: MASRQDSQPDAGASAASGLAKPLYLQRLERSLKLDSFLNQTSAIFKIDITSDESDDSDGGLETAMPPDSSFQCAAVSGKKEACEAGDRLTDCKIFNGVLQGQRADKTNLYNFSKMKKNRKWLKSILLTDDTTDSDTDSEDASFILSREELHDMLRLHRFMRQHQSKFYSERELYQYQYYSTGLLATHDPFYEQQRLPVGPKKKKIKDEKKFKAKLKKMKKKKKRGEGEFLDEEYPFMNKIFAKFSHDAPLPMVKKKHLTTEQLNARRRKLWLTVAKKEIPKSVKQKTSAKNLVLTNAKKLAHQCMREVRRAAIQAQKNCKETLPRARRLTKEMMLYWKKYDKVEKEHRKRAEKEALEQRKLDEEMREAKRQQRKLNFLITQTELYAHFMSGKANVGGAGGDTAQEEILRKLEENAAQRQINIGGGVMVNMVREDYDSEYYKSQALRNAKEAFQIHQDRTRMFDEEAKDSRSASIHAAEGVSLGSGFGESYSLSNPSIQAGEDIPQPTIFNGKLKGYQLKGMNWLANLYEQGINGILADEMGLGKTVQSIALLAHLAERDNIWGPFLIISPASTLNNWHQEFTRFVPKFKVLPYWGNPHDRKVIRKFWSQKTLYTQNAPFHVVITSYQLVVQDVKYFQRVKWQYMVLDEAQALKSSSSVRWKILLQFQCRNRLLLTGTPIQNTMAELWALLHFIMPTLFDSHEEFSEWFSKDIESHAENKSAIDENQLSRLHMILKPFMLRRIKKDVENELSDKIEILTYCQLTSRQRLLYQALRNKISIEDLLQSSMGTAQQAHSTTSSLMNLVMQFRKVCNHPDLFERQETRSPFYMSMRPFIIPKFLYRHGLLQSQNQARNKLLQVLLSPFSPNHIQQSLFHRTGGDKGSCFSFLRFIDVSPTEMSNMMLQGTLVRWLAFYLSLKAAYRLYYQRLFQHDAQDQEDARDEHGSRLQPGIKCLSHKDLILWINRPLTFPSVQSSPALKVLVFTASTPPILGHRDVKIHSRSSSAPTLRPLQPILSPKFLLAAAPKVMAVPSERYCADRSAEYEWQVTRNGGGSIFKHCFLHGSPELASEWRGRTRVFHSESPGGVMALQPPHGWSFIRIPDKESLITESGKLHTLDILLSRLKTQGHRVLIYSQMTRMIDLLEEYMVYRNHTYIRLDGSSKISERRDMVADFQSRTDIFVFLLSTRAGGLGINLTAADTVIFYDSDWNPTVDQQAMDRAHRLGQTKQVTVYRLICQGTIEERILQRAKEKSEIQRVVISGGSFKPDTLKPKEVVSLLLDDDELEKKLRQRQEEKRQQEECSKVKERKRKREKYAEKKKNEESENKRKKEVNLVISHTPSADNSNLSADGDDSFFSVEMDSAMPSPFSEISLSSELQPGSLPPDADESSSDMLVIVDDTVSSAPQSRATNSPASVTGSVSDSMNGVPALDTISPGRGRSGRSRGRPKGSGGGVKSGGKGRGRKSTVGSAAAMAGAIAGAAAASAAAYAAYGYSVSKGHPVSSPIQPSLARSSAGAAFHTSSSCCPQAKGGPSQQASHKQLVHSHTAVHKGKGPSGLGTW, encoded by the exons ATGGCTTCCAGGCAGGACAGCCAGCCGGATGCAGGGGCATCAGCAGCCTCTGGTCTGGCCAAACCTCTGTACCTGCAGCGCTTAGAGAGATCCCTGAAGTTGGATAGTTTTCTGAATCAAACCTCTGCTATCTTCAAGATAGACATAACCAG TGATGAGAGTGATGACAGTGATGGGGGGCTGGAGACAGCAATGCCCCCTGATTCCTCATTTCAGTGTGCAGCAGTATCAGGGAAGAAAGAGGCGTGTGAGGCAGGCGACAGACTGACGGACTGTAAGATCTTCAATGGAGTGCTGCAAG GCCAAAGGGCAGATAAAACAAACCTTTacaatttttccaaaatgaaGAAGAACAGGAAATGGCTCAAG AGCATCCTGCTGACAGACGACACCACAGACTCAGACACGGACTCTGAGGACGCCAGCTTCATCCTGTCTCGCGAGGAGCTGCACGACATGCTGAGGCTACACCGATTCATGAGGCAGCATCAGAGCAAGTTCTATTCTGAGCGAGAA CTTTATCAGTATCAGTACTACAGCACAGGGCTGCTGGCTACCCACGACCCTTTCTATGAACAACAGCGACTCCCTGTGGgcccaaagaaaaagaaaatcaaagatgaGAAGAAATTTAAgg ctaagctgaaaaaaatgaagaaaaagaagaaacgcGGAGAAGGTGAATTCTTGGATGAGGAATACCCTTTCATGAATAAAATCTTTGCTAAGTTTTCCCATGATGCTCCACTGCCCATGGTGAAGAAAAAGCATCTCACTACTGAACAGCTGAATGCACGGCGACGCAAGCTGTGGCTCACTGTGGCTAAAAAGGAGATCCCTAAG TCTGTCAAGCAGAAAACTTCAGCAAAGAACCTGGTTCTGACCAATGCAAAGAAG CTGGCACACCAGTGCATGCGAGAGGTCCGGCGTGCAGCCATTCAGGCTCAGAAGAACTGCAAGGAGACCCTTCCACGAGCTCGACGCCTCACCAAGGAAATGATGCTGTACTGGAAGAAGTACGACAAAGTGGAGAAAGAGCACCggaaaagagcagaaaaggAAGCTCTCGAACAACGTAAACTGGATGAGGAGATGAGAGAG GCCAAACGTCAGCAGCGTAAACTGAACTTTCTCATCACTCAAACAGAGCTGTATGCTCATTTCATGAGCGGCAAAGCTAACGTGGGGGGGGCAGGAGGTGATACAGCTCAGGAGGAAATCCTGCGGAAGCTGGAAGAAAATGCAGCACAGAGACAAATAAACATTGGTGGAGGAGTGATGGTCAACATGGTGCGGGAGGACTATG ATAGTGAATACTATAAATCCCAGGCCTTGAGGAATGCCAAAGAAGCCTTCCAGATTCATCAAGATAGA ACACGAATGTTTGACGAAGAGGCTAAAGACAGCCGCAGCGCCTCCATCCATGCAGCAGAGGGCGTCTCTTTAGGCTCTGGCTTTGGCGAAAGTTACAGCCTTTCAAACCCATCCATCCAAGCAGGAGAGGACATCCCTCAACCCACCATCTTCAATGGGAAGCTGAAAGGATATCAGCTGAAAGGCATGAACTGGCTGGCCAACCTCTATGAGCAG GGAATTAATGGGATCTTGGCCGATGAAATGGGGCTGGGAAAGACGGTCCAGAGCATTGCCCTGTTGGCCCACCTTGCAGAG AGAGACAACATCTGGGGTCCATTCCTGATCATCTCTCCTGCGTCCACACTCAACAACTGGCATCAGGAGTTCACTCGCTTTGTGCCCAAATTCAAG GTCTTGCCGTACTGGGGAAATCCACATGATCGCAAAGTGATTCGAAAGTTTTGGAGCCAG aaaactCTGTATACCCAGAATGCACCTTTCCATGTGGTCATCACAAGCTACCAGCTGGTGGTGCAAGATGTCAAATATTTCCAGCGGGTCAAGTGGCAGTACATGGTTCTGGACGAGGCCCAGGCactgaagagcagcagcag CGTCCGCTGGAAAATCCTGCTGCAGTTTCAGTGTCGGAACCGGCTGCTGCTGACTGGAACGCCCATCCAGAACACCATGGCAGAG CTGTGGGCTCTGCTCCACTTCATCATGCCTACGTTGTTCGATTCCCATGAAGAGTTCAGTGAGTGGTTCTCTAAGGACATCGAGAGCCACGCTGAAAACAAGTCTGCCATCGATGAGA ACCAGCTGTCCAGGCTGCACATGATCCTGAAGCCCTTCATGCTGCGCAGAATCAAGAAGGATGTGGAGAACGAGCTTTCAGATAAG ATTGAGATCCTGACCTACTGCCAGCTGACATCCCGACAGAGGCTGCTCTACCAGGCTCTGAGGAACAAGATCTCCATTGAGGATCTGCTGCAGTCCTCCATGGGCACGGCCCAGCAGGCTCACAGCACCACCTCCTCACTCATGAACCTCGTCATGCAGTTTAGGAAG GTGTGCAACCACCCCGACTTGTTTGAACGCCAGGAGACACGCTCTCCTTTCTACATGTCCATGAGGCCCTTCATCATCCCCAAGTTCCTGTATCGTCACGGCCTCCTGCAATCTCAAAACCAGGCTAGGAACAA ATTACTACAAGTACTGCTGTCTCCTTTCTCTCCAAATCACATTCAGCAGTCTCTGTTCCACCGGACAG GTGGTGACAAAGGAAGCTGCTTCTCCTTCTTGCGCTTCATCGATGTTTCACCCACTGAGATGTCCAACATGATGCTGCAGGGCACTTTAGTGAG GTGGTTAGCCTTTTATCTGTCTCTGAAAGCTGCATATCGGCTTTATTATCAGCGCCTCTTTCAGCATGATGCACAGGATCAGGAAGATGCCAGGGATGAGCACGGGTCAAGGTTGCAGCCCGGGATTAAGTGTCTGTCTCACAAGGACCTAATTCTGTGGATTAACAGACCCCTAACCTTTCCGAGTGTGCAAAGCAGTCCTGCTCTCAAG GTGTTGGTGTTCACGGCCTCCACACCCCCCATACTGGGACACCGAGACGTGAAGATCCACAGCAGGAGCTCCTCTGCCCCCACGCTCAGGCCCCTCCAGCCCATACTGTCTCCCAAGTTCCTGCTGGCTGCTGCCCCCAAG GTGATGGCTGTTCCCTCAGAGCGTTACTGTGCTGACCGCAGTGCAGAGTATGAGTGGCAGGTGACGCGCAATGGAGGGGGGTCCATCTTCAAACATTGTTTCCTCCACGGCTCCCCTGAACTCGCCTCAGAGTGGCGTGGGAGAACTCGTGTCTTCCACTCAGAAAGCCCCGGGGGGGTGATGGCCCTGCAGCCCCCCCACGGATGGTCCTTCATACGCATTCCTG ATAAAGAAAGTCTCATTACAGAAAGTGGCAAGCTTCATACCTTGGATATCTTGTTGAGTCGCCTGAAGACCCAGGGACACCGAGTCCTCATCTATTCCCAAATGACTCGTATGATTGACCTTCTGGAg GAATACATGGTTTATCGTAACCACACCTACATTCGCCTTGATGGATCCTCCAAGATTTCTGAACGCAGAGACATGGTGGCAGACTTCCAGAGCCG AACAGATATCTTTGTGTTCCTGCTCAGCACCAGAGCTGGAGGACTTGGCATCAACCTCACTGCTGCTGACACA GTTATCTTCTATGACAGTGACTGGAACCCAACAGTAGACCAGCAGGCAATGGACCGGGCCCACAGGCTGGGTCAGACCAAGCAAGTCACGGTGTACCGGCTCATCTGCCAGGGTACCATCGAAGAGAGGATCCTGCAGCGCGCCAAGGAGAAGAGCGAG ATCCAAAGGGTGGTCATCTCTGGAGGCAGCTTTAAACCAGACACCCTCAAACCTAAAGAGGTGGTCAGCCTGCTGTTGGACGATGATGAGCTGGAGAAGAAGC TACGTCAAAGACAAGAGGAGAAGAGGCAGCAAGAGGAGTGCAGCAAGGTGAAGGAGCGCAAAAGAAAGAGGGAGAAGTATGCTGAGAAG AAAAAGAACGAGGAGTCTGAAAACAAGAGGAAGAAGGAGGTGAACCTGGTCATCTCCCACACGCCATCGGCCGACAACTCCAACCTGTCAGCAGATGGAGACGACTCCTTCTTCAGCGTAGAGATGGACTCTGCCATGCCCAGCCCATTCAGTGAG ATCTCTTTGAGCAGTGAGCTTCAGCCTGGTTCGTTGCCTCCAGATGCAGATGAAAGTAGCAGCGACATGTTGGTCATCGTGGACGATACGGTTTCCTCAGCACCGCAGTCTCGAGCCACCAACTCTCCCGCTTCTGTGACAGGATCGGTCTCTGACAGCATGAACG GGGTGCCGGCATTGGATACTATTAGTCCTGGCAGAGGCAGGTCTGGGCGGAGTCGTGGACGCCCTAAAGGATCTGGAGGAGGGGTCAAGTCTGGAGGGAAGGGACGTGGACGCAAGTCAACAGTGGGGAGTGCAGCAGCCATGGCTGGGGCAATAGCGGGTGCAGCAGCGGCATCAGCTGCTGCTTATGCTGCTTATGGTTACAGCGTTTCCAAGG GCCACCCTGTGTCCAGTCCCATTCAGCCCTCCTTGGCCCGGTCCAGTGCTGGTGCTGCTTTCCACACCAGCAGCAGTTGCTGCCCTCAGGCCAAAGGAGGCCCCAGCCAACAAGCTTCCCACAAACAACTGGTCCACAGCCACACGGCGGTCCACAAAGGCAAAGGACCCAGCGGTTTGGGGACGTGGTGA
- the chac1 gene encoding glutathione-specific gamma-glutamylcyclotransferase 1 has protein sequence MKPQDLFGGKASLWIFGYGSLVWKPDFKYKKSRVGFIRGYKRRFWHGDDFHRGSEAAPGRVVTLIEDDHAVTWGVAFEVSGPQVEEALGYLNIRETVCGGYVTKMVDFFPGAEGPAPVQALVYIATPDNPLFLGPASPEEIGAQIASSSGKTGHNLEYLLRLAEFMRSSCPQVEDQHLFSVEAAALTLYFTCSYSVQSVR, from the exons ATGAAGCCGCAGGACCTGTTCGGCGGGAAGGCCAGCCTCTGGATCTTCGGTTACGGCTCGCTGGTGTGGAAGCCCGACTTCAAGTACAAGAAGAGCCGGGTGGGCTTCATCCGGGGCTACAAGAGACGCTTCTGGCACGGAGACGACTTCCACCGGGGCAGCGAGGCGGCG CCCGGGAGAGTGGTGACGCTGATCGAGGACGACCAT GCGGTCACCTGGGGCGTGGCGTTCGAGGTGTCGGGTCCGCAGGTGGAGGAGGCCCTCGGGTACCTGAACATCCGCGAGACCGTATGCGGCGGTTACGTCACCAAGATGGTGGACTTTTTTCCCGGGGCAGAAGGCCCCGCCCCCGTCCAGGCTCTGGTGTACATCGCCACCCCCGACAACCCCCTGTTCCTCGGCCCAGCCAGTCCGGAGGAAATCGGGGCTCAGATCGCGTCATCGAGCGGGAAGACGGGCCACAACCTGGAGTATCTGCTGCGCCTGGCGGAGTTCATGAGGAGCAGCTGCCCGCAGGTGGAGGACCAGCACCTGTTCTCCGTGGAGGCGGCGGCTCTAACCCTGTACTTCACCTGCTCGTACTCGGTCCAGTCTGTGCGTTAG